GCATATTTTCGATCAAATTATTACTCTCCATAATTTACAAAATATAGCTATTACCACCAAACTTTTTTAATTTTGAGTTTATATGCAATGATATTTGATGTTAAGTGAATTACTGGGGTAATTATACATATTGTTATTACCATATTCAATGGAATCGGTGAAAACGGATACGTAAAAAGTATAGCTCCAAAAACAAAGTTTAATTGGTCCAATATTGGCGCTGGATTACCCTGCTTTATTCCCAATCTCCTCTTTATAAAACTACCAACCATATCCCCAAAAAGTGCCCCAGAAGATAACAAAAACCCTAAAAAAGTATATTCAAATATATTCGAATAAAATACCATTGGAACGTTAACTATTTTTAAATTTAATATAACTCCCTGTAAAATTGCCGCTATAGTTCCACATAATACTCCAGAAAAAGTTCCTTTGAAGGTTACACCATCCCCTACTAACCTTCTTCCATCTATAAAATTTTTTCCTAAATCTAATGGTGTTCCTCCCCCAAATATACATGCAGTAGCATTTGCAATATATGCTGGCAAAATATACCAAAAAGACGTAAAAACTAACCCAATAATATCCATACAATCCCTCTTAAC
The sequence above is a segment of the Methanotorris igneus Kol 5 genome. Coding sequences within it:
- a CDS encoding CDP-2,3-bis-(O-geranylgeranyl)-sn-glycerol synthase — translated: MDIIGLVFTSFWYILPAYIANATACIFGGGTPLDLGKNFIDGRRLVGDGVTFKGTFSGVLCGTIAAILQGVILNLKIVNVPMVFYSNIFEYTFLGFLLSSGALFGDMVGSFIKRRLGIKQGNPAPILDQLNFVFGAILFTYPFSPIPLNMVITICIITPVIHLTSNIIAYKLKIKKVWW